The segment CCAGATCGGGAGCGATGCCGTGACGCCGACGAGGTACCGCTCGTCGCCCGCGCCGGAGTCCGCGTCGCGGTAGAGCCGGTAGTCGAACCGCGCGTTGACGCTCGGGAGCCGGGCGAGGGAGGCGCGCGTGGCCTCGATCTCGCGCGCGTGCGTGATCTCCCTCGCCGCGACCACCTCGCCGCGAAGACTCATGGCTTCCGCGGAATCGGCCCGCGACACGCCGGCCGGCGGAGCGGCGGGGAGTGCTCCCAGCTCCTCCACGGACGCGCCGACGAGCTGCGAGAGCCGCTGCCGCGAGACCGCGGCGCGCGTCTCGGCGGAGAGCCACGAGGTCCGCGCTTCCGCCATGCGCGCGGAGGCGCGGAGCGTGTCGAGCTCCGGCACCTGGCCCATGCGGAAACGCTCCACCGCGGCGCGCCGGTGCTCCGTCGCGGCGGCCAGCGAGATCGAGTCGGCCCGAAGCGCGCTCCGCGCCCTCACCGCGGCGACGAAGATCCCGACCGCCTCGAGAACGCGATCGGCCACGCCCGCGCGCTCCGAGGCGTCCGCCGCGGACCGCAGCGAGCCCGAGAGGGAAGGCGTGCTCCGTCCCAGGCCCGAATTCCAGATCGGCTGCTCGACGACCAGGCCGCCGTTCCATGCGCCGCTGGGCGGGGGATCGTTGAGCGAGGGCAGCGCGAAATCGTCGGTCGTGAACCGCCCCTGCTGGAGCTTCTGCGAGAAGAGGAGCGCCGGATCGTCCGTGCGCGTGAAGCCTCCGTCCACGGCGAGCCGCGGCGAGAGCGAGGAGAGGGTCGAGCCGGCCGCGGCGCGCCCCGCCTCGCCCCGGCTCCGGGCGGCCTGGATGCCGGGGTCCTTCTCCATGACCGCGGCGACCACGCGATCCAGGGTCCACGGCTCCGCGCGCGCGGGGTCCGGGCCGAAGCCGATGCCGAGCGCGAGCAGGACCGGGAGCGAAGCTGCTAGGATGCGGGCGAAATCTCCCTGTGCGGCGTTCGCGCGGTGGTCCGCGCGCGAGTCGGTGCATGGACGATGAGGTCGCATTTCGAATCGTGAGTGGCATGGAGCGGCGAAAAGGGTCCGCCAAGAAAGGCAACTCTTTGCAACGCAGCGACTTGAAGCGACTGGTCGGCGCAAACGGGCGCGCCCCGAGGGAGCTCGTGCTGACGCGCGAGGAGGAACGGCGACTCCTGCGAGACGCCCGCGAGGGCGATGCGGTCGCGCTCCGGCGTCTCCTGGAGCGCGTCTCGCCGCCGATCTACCGCTTCGGTCGCGGCTTCTGCGGCGACACCGAGGACGCCAAGGACGTCATGCAGGAGGTGTTGGTCTCGCTGGTGCGCTCGCTCCCGTCGATCCGGGGCGATTCATCGATCACCACCTGGGCCTACACGGTCGCACGACGCGCCTGCGCGCGCCAGCGAAGGCGCAGCAGGGATCGCGAGATGCGCGAGCCGGAGTCCGGGCTGGAGCACGTGGCGGCGCCCGAGGACAGGACTTCCGATCCCTCGCGCGAGGCAGAGCGACGCGAGGTGGAAACCGCGGTCCGGGACGCGATCCTCCTCCTCCCGCCGCCTCAGCGGGAGGCCATCGTCCTGAGAGATCTGGAAGGTGTGTCCGCACGTGAGGCGGCCCGCATTCTGCGCGTCTCCGAGCGAGCGCTGAAGTCGAGGCTCCACCGGGCGCGCCTTGCCCTGCGCGACGCGCTCGCCGGAAGTCTCGGCGAGACGCCGCCTGCCGGCATTCCGGGGAGCTGCCCCGACGCGGGCAGGCTCCTGAGCCGCTACCTCGAGGGAGAGCTGAACGCGCGCACCTGCGCCTCGATGGAATCGCATCTCCGTACGTGCCGCTCGTGCGGCCGCGCGTGCCGCGCGCTGAAGCGCTCGCTCACGCTGTGTCGCCGCTACGGATCGCGGCCGCTCTCCACCGCCGCACGCAAGTCGCTGCGCGGTGCGATCCGCGGAGCCATCGCGGAATCCCGCTCGGCCCCACGCTCCTCGCGCTCCTCGCGCTCCTCGCGCTCCTAGACCGCTTCTCCGAGTGTGCGATCAGGAGACGGCGTGCTCCTCCGGGATGCGATCCCGCAGCCCCGAGATACCGTGCTCGCGCGCGCAGTGCACGCAGCAATAGAGCCCCGCCTCGGCCTCGACGCCGTGCCCGATGATGCGGCACCCGCAGTGCCCGCAGGTGGGGGCGAGCACGTGGATCGCGCACTCGAAACTGTCGAACACGTGCCGCGTTCCCTGGAAGACCACCTCGAACGACTTGTCGTACTCGTTTCCGCAGCTTTCGCAGCGAGCCATGTCTCCTCCGATCCGCCGGCGCGAGCCAGGCGGCTTTGTAGGACCGCGTTGTAAGCGCGCTTCGAAGGGCCGCCCACCGACTGCACCCGGCGCCCGGCCTCCGACGTTCCGCAGCCGAAACTGATGCGGCCCCTGTAGCTTGCGGGCGCACGCCGCCCGGCGAAACATCCCGCTCCGAACTGGCGCGGGCCGTGCTAATTACCGGGTCATGCAAGTCATGAGCCCACATCTCGCGAACGGCCTCCGCGCCGCTGCCTGGCGCGGGGTCGCGCGATCCGACGCGCCGGACGAGGAACGGAAGGACACGTCGAAGCTCCGGGCCGGAACGGCTGCATCGTTCCGAAGAGCGTTTCTCATCATCGCCGCCTGGCTGATCGCGCTCCTCCTGGTCCCGATCGTCTTCTTCCAGCTCGCCTAGCCGGGCGTCCCCCCGCGGCTACGCCGTGGAGCGCCGGGCTGCTACGATGCCGCCCCATGCGCCTTCCCGACCTGCTCGCGACGAAGCGGGGCCGCCTCCTCGCGTTCTTCCTCCTCTACGTGGCCGAGGGCATTCCCGCCGGGTTCACGGGGACGGCCGTCGCGACCCAGATGCGGCGCCAGGGTCTCGATCCCGCCGCGATCGGAGGCTTCCTCTCGGTCCTCTACATTCCCTGGGCGTTCAAGTGGGCGCTCGGTCCATTCGTCGATGTCGTGACCGTGGAGCGGTGGGGAAGACGCCGCTTCTGGATCCTGCTCACGCAGACCCTGATGGCGGCGACCGTGGTGGCCGCCATGTTCGTGGACCTGAAGACCCACCTCTTCCTCTTCACGTCCGTGATCTTCGTTCTGAACGTCTTCAGCGCGACGCAGGACGTCGCGATCGATGCGCTCGCCGTGAACTCGCTCCACAAGGAGGAGCGCGGCGCCGCGAACGGGCTCATGTTCGGAGGATCGTTCCTCGGAAACGCGATGGGCGGAGCCGGCGTGCTGCTCCTCACGCCCTGGATCGGATTTCGCTCCACGTTCCTGCTCGTGGCCGCCGCGATTCTCGCGATCACGCTCCTCGTGGCGGCGCCGCTCCGCGAGGTGGTCCGGGCGGATGCGATCCGTGCGGCGCGGGGCACCCTGCGCGACGTGGGGCGAGCCGTCGGCGAGTTCGCGCGCGAGGCCCTGGGGGCGTTCGCGCGGTCGCGCCCCGCGCTCGCGGCGGTCTTCCTCGCGCTCCTCCCCATGGGTCCGTACGCGCTCTCCTTCTCCGTCCTGTCCAACCTCTCCGTCGAGCTCGGCCTGAACGATCAGCAGGTCGGGCTGCTGAGCTTCCTGAGCGCGATCATCGGAGCCTCGTTCTGCGTTCTCGGCGGCTGGATTTCCGATCGGTTCGGACGCCGCCGGTCCCTCGCCGCCTTCATCGCCGGAATGGCGGTTCCGACCGTGTTGCTGGCGGTCGTCATGGCGCGTTTCGGGTGGTGGATGCCGGTCGACCCGACCCTCACCAACCGGCCGGCGCCGCCCGCCGAGCTCCTCTCGCTCTTCTGGGGCCTCACCCTGCTCTACGCGGTCTTCAACGGGCTCATGTACGGGGCGGGAACGGCCATCTACATGGACGTGACCGACCCGCGAGTCGCGGCGACGCAGTTCACGGCGTACATGGCCCTCTGCAACGTGGTGTACGCCTACACGCCGAAGTGGCAGGGGATCTCCCTCGTCCGGCTCGGGTATCCCGCCACGCTCGCGATCGATACGGCCTTCGGGCTCGTGTGCCTCCTCCTCGTCCCGCTCCTCAAGGGCCAGGGCCCGGGGAAACGCGAGGAGCCCGCGCCGGGTGCGGCCGTGCCGGAGACCGTGCCCTCGTAACCCCAGGCAGGGGTTGGTGCGGCCGGTGCGAACCGGCCGAAACCTCGAAGCGCCCGCGGGCGTAGGAACCGGTGAGTTCTCGCGCTTCCGCCTCGGGGAGCCATTGAAATTTCACTTCCATTTTCAATCGCGAGGAGTAGGCTGAATCCATGGCCGCCCGATCCGCTCGATCCGCTCGACCCGACCGTACGATCTCGGAGCCGGCGCAGCTCCAGGTGCTGGCGTCGCCCCTGCGCCAGGAGATCCTCGATCTCCTCGCCCGGACCGGCGCCGCGCAGGTCGCCGAGATCGCGTCCCTGCTCGGGCGCCCCGCGGACAGCCTCTACTATCACCTCCGGGAGCTGGAGCGCGTGGGGCTGGTCGTCTCGTCCCGCGCGCGCGCGAATGGAAGCCGGGGCGAGATGCTCTTTCGAGCGGCCCAGCGGGAGCCCACGCTCTTCCACGACGTCTCGTCCCCCAGCAATACCTCCGCCGTCGAGTCGATCGTGGCCTCCATGCTCCGACTGGGGATCCGTGACTTTCGAAACGCCTCCGCGTCGGACGGCGTGTGCACGCATGGCCCTCGCCGCGAGCTCTGGGCGCTTCGCGTGACAGGCTGGCTCGATCCGAGCCAGGTCGCCGAGATCAACCGGCGGATTCACGACCTGAAGGACGCGGTGGCCAGGCCGCGCTCCCGTGGCAAGCTCTACGCGATCACGATCCTGCTCACGCCGCTGACGCACCGCACCCGTCGGAAGCCGCAACGCCGGAAGCCGGCCGGAAGGAGCCGGGCCCGATGATCCTTCCGTTTCACCCCGTTCTCACGAGGAGGGAAGTCCCATGCTCGCCGCCCGCGCTCTGGTCAAGGTCTACCCCGGCCCCGTCACCGCGCTGAACGGGATCGACCTCGACGTCCCTCCAGGGATGTTCGGGCTCCTCGGTCCCAACGGCGCGGGGAAGTCCACGTTCATGAAGATCCTCGCCGGCCTCCTCGAGCCGACGAGCGGGCGCGTGACGCTCGACGGCGAGGACATCCTGGCCCATCCGGAGCGCCTCTGGCCCCGGCTCGGCTACCTGCCGCAGGAGTTCGGGTTCTACCCGCATCTCTCCGGCGAGGCCATGCTCTCCCATCTCCTCGAGCTGAAGGGAGTGCAGGCGCCGCAGGGCCGGAAGAAGCTCGTGCGCGAGCTCCTCGAGCGCGTGAACCTCGCGCATGCCGCGAAGCGGGCCGTAAAGGGGTACTCGGGCGGCATGCGGCAGCGGCTCGGCATTGCGCAGGCGATCGCGGGGAACCCGCGGCTCATCATCGTGGACGAGCCGACCGCCGGGCTCGACCCGGAAGAGCGCCTCCGCTTCTACCATCTCCTGTCCGAGCTCGCGGCGGACCGGATCGTGCTCCTCTCGACCCACATCGTCGAGGACGTCGCGGTTCTCTGTCCTCAGTTCGCCGTGATCCGGGAGGGACGTCTCCTCGCGGTCACGACGCCGGCGGGGGCTCGTGCGCACATCCAGGGGCACATGTACGAGGGAACGGTCGAGGTGAGCGACCTGCCGCGGCTTCGTGAAGAGCACACCGTCACGCAGGCGCTCCTCGTCGAGGGACGCAATCGCGCGCGGCTGTACGACCCGTCGGATCGGCCGCCGGACGGGTTCCAGCAGGTTCCGGCCACGCTCGAGGACGCGTATCTGGTCCTGATGCGACAGGCCACGAGGAACGGAGGCGCTCCCGCCGGAGCGCCGGCGCGCGAGAACGGCGCTCCCGCGCGGGCCGCCGCGGAGGTGCTGGGATGAGCTTCCGCCGCTTCGCCGCCACGTTCTGGCTGGAATTCTCGCACGCGGTTCGCAGGCCGCTCTTCATCGTGCTCGCGGTCATCCTCGCCCTGAGCGGCTTCGGTCTCTCGAGCGGGAGCATGCAGATCTCCTCGGGGGACAGCTCGGTCGGCGGCACGAAGGCCTGGATCACGTCCGAGTTCGCCCAGACGCAGATGATGACGTTCATCATCCTCCTCTACTACGGCTTCTTCCTCTCGATCGCGGCCGGACTCGGGCTCCTGCGCGATCGCGAGCTCAAGATCGACGTGCTCCTCCAGACGACGTCGCTCCGTCCGGGCGAGTACGTGCTGGGGCGGTTCACCGCCGTGTTCGCGATCTTCGCGGTGCTCCTCTTCTGGCAGGTGATGGTGAACGCGTTCTTCAACCACCTGGTCCCGAACCCGAACGCGGCCGAGATGCGGGGGCCCTTCCTGCTCTCGAGCTACGTCGTCCCGGTCCTGACGCTGGGGCTTCCGTTCGTCGTCTTCTTCGCGGGGCTCTCGATGCTGATCGGAGAGCGCACCCGGAGCGCGATCCTCGTCTTCGTGCTGCCGGTCGCGCTCCTCCTCGTGTGCGCGTTCTTCCTGTGGACCTGGTCCCCGTCGTGGCTCGACCAGGGCCTGAACCGGCTCATGCAGATCCTGGACCCGTCGGGGTACCGGTGGCTCAACGAGACGCACCTCAAGGTGGACCGAGGCGTGGAGTACTACAACACGCAGCCCGTTCCCTACGACGCGGTCTTCTGGCTGAACCGCGTCTGGATGCTGGCGATCGGGTTCGTCGCGCTCTGGCTCACGGTGCGCGCGGTCGAGCGCTCCCGGAAGGGAGTGGTCGCGAGCCGCCGCGCGCTGGCGCGCTCCCGGAAGGCGGCCGCGGTCGAGGCGGCCGCCGCTCCCATTCGCCCCGTCGTGGCGGGCGAATTCGGGACGAGCGGCAGGGGTCCTTCGTTCGTGCAAGGCGTGCTGGCGGTCGCAGCCGCCGAAGGGCGGGAGCTCCTGAGACAGCCGGGGCTCTACATCTTCATTCCCCTGATCCTGCTCCAAGCTCTCGGAAACGCGCTGGTCGCGATCGGCCCGTTCGACACGCCGATCCTGCTCACGCCGGGTATCACCGCCGTGGGGATCGGGAATCAGATCACGACCTTCGCGTGCATGCTCCTCCTCTTCTACACGGTCGAGTCCCTCGAACGGGAGCGGACCACCGGTCTCGCCTCGGTGCTCTACTCCACGCCGCTCCGGACCGGGGCGTATCTCTTCGGAAAGGCCCTCGCGAACAGCATGGTCGCGGTGGCGGTCCTCCTCGCCTCGCTCGCCGCGAGCGCGATCGCGCTGGCGGTTCAGGGGAAGGTTCCCTTCTCGTTCGAGCCGTACCTCGTCGTCTGGGGGCTCCTCCTCGTTCCGACGTTCCTCGTGTGGACCTCATTCGTGACCGCCCTCTACGCCGCGGTGGGAAACCGTTACGGCGCGTACGCGCTCGCGGTGGCGGCGCTGATCTTCAGCGGATACCGTGCGCTCACGGGCGGGATGAACTGGGCGGGGAACTGGCCGCTCTGGGGCGTCCTCCGGTGGAGCGACATGGGCTTCTACGAGACCGACCGCCTGGCGATCGTCCTGAACCGCGTCATGATCCTGGGCCTCACGGTCTTCTTCACGGCGGTCGCGGTGCGGCTCTTCCGCCGCCGCGCCGTGGACGGGGTGCGGCTCATGCACCGGCTCGCGCCGCGGCAGCTCTTCCGCACGGGTGTGAGCCTCTCGCCGTACGCCGTCGTGCCCGCGGTCTGCTGCGTCGCGCTGATGTTCCAGGTGAGCCAGGGCCTCGAGGGCGGCGCCATGAAGAAGGCGAAGAAGGACTACTGGGCGAAGAACCTCAAGACCTGGCTGAACGCGCCGCTCCCCGACATCGCGCGTGTGGACGTCGCGCTCCGGATCGATCCGGCGAAGCACTGGCTCTCGAGCCAGGGGACGCTCACGCTCGTGAACCGGGAAGCCACGGAGCTCGCGGCGATCCCCCTCTCCGGAGGATGGCACTGGGACAGCCTGACGTGGACGATGGACGCGAAACCGTACACCCCCGATGACTCGAAGCGCCTCTACCTCTTCAGGCCGGACCGGCCCCTCGCGCCGGGAGACAGTGTCACGATCGGATGGAAGTGGGACGGCGTGTTCCCGAAGGGGATCACGAAGAACGGTGGGAACACGGACGAGTTCATCCTTCCGTCCGGCGTCGTGCTCACCGGATTCAGCCCGAGCTTCATGCCGGTGGTCGGCTTCATGGAAGACGTCGGCGAGACGAAGGACAACCGCACCGAACCCAAGCAGTATCCGCGGGATTACTGGAAGGGCGTCACGAAGGGCGGATACGGAGCCACCGCGTGGTTTCCGGCGAGGGTGACGGTGACCGGTCCCGCGGAGTACACCCTCAACTCGGTCGGCGTCTGCACGAAGAACGAGGTGAAGGACGGGTGGCGCACGCAGGTCTGGGAGACGGACCATCCTGTGAAGATCATGAACGTCGTGTGCGGCCGATGGAAGGAGAAGAGGGGCGAGAGCACCACGATCTACTACCACCCGGCCCACACGTACAACCTCCAGGAGATGTCGGCGACCCTCGACGCGGCGCGGAAGTGGTACTCGGAGTGGTTCCTGCCGTATCCGTGGCGCGAGCTCAAGCTCTCGGAGTTCCCGGCGCTCGCCGGATACGCGCAGGGATTCGGCACCAACATCACGTTCAGCGAGAACATCGGCTTCCTCACGAAGAACGACGAGAAGACGAACGCGACGTTCCTCGTCACCGCGCACGAGGCGGCCCACCAGTGGTGGGGAAACATCCTGACGCCCGCGAACGGGCCCGGCGCGGACTTCCTGAGCGAGGGGATGTCGCACTTCTCCACGCTCCTCCTCTTCGAGCAGGTCAAGGGGCCCAAGGCCCGCATGGAGTTCGCGAAGGGGATCGAGTCGCGCTACGGCGATCGCCGGCGGCCGGACGAGGAGCGCCCGATGTACGAGATCGACGGCAAGCGCCCCTCGGACGAGACGGTGATGTACGACCGCGGCGGCTGGGTGTTCTGGATGCTCTACGACTTCATGGGCCACGAGCGGGCGCTCGAGGGATACCAGCACTTCATCCGCACGTGGAGCCAGAGCCGCGACCACGCCGCGCTCCCCGACTTCGTGCTCGCGATGCGACCCTTCGCGGCGGACACCGCTTCGTACGACGCGTTCACGAAGCAGTGGTTCGAGGGCCGCGTCGTGCCCGAGTACCGGCTGGTCGGGACGTCGAAGAAGACGCCGGATGGACGCTACGAGGTCACCGTCAAGGTGACGAACCGCGGCACGGGACGGATGCCGGTCGAGGTGGCGGTCACGCGAGGCGAGCGCTGGGAGAAGACGGCTTCGGATTCCGCCGCGTATCGCGAGGCGCGCGCCCTGGTGAAGCCGGGGAAGGACGAGACCGAGACCGTGGTGGTGCGCTGCGACTTCGAGCCCGACCAGGTGGTGGTGGATCCCGACGTTCGCGTCCTCCAGCTGAACCGCAAGCTGGCGGTCGCGAAGCTCTGATCGACGGGTCTACTTCGTAGGGGGAGTCGTGGCGCGAGCCGTGTCGGGCGGCGTCGCGCGCTCGAAGAGCATCGCGGCGCTCACGCTGTCCTTCTCGTAGGAGATCGCGAGTCTTCCTCCGCTGAAGCCGAACTGGCGCGCGCGCCCCAGGAGATCGAGATACCGGGTCTCGATCTTCAAGACCGAGTCGGGGCACGCCATGCGGGTCGTGGCGATCGGTCCCGTCGTGAAGAGCCCCGCCATGTCGCCCGGCTGCGGCCGGGCGGAGTAGCTGTTGCACGCGGCGCGCCCGCTCAGGATTCCGTCCTTCACGCGCAGCGTCACGCGAGGGGCGCCGGGAGCCGGCTCCGCGTGCGACCAGGCCCGGAGCACCCAGTCGGCGCCGCCCATGGCGTCGAGCGTGAGCCGCGCGATCGAGTCGGGTGTGGAAGCCTCTCGGAGGCCGCCGGGCATGTAGTGCCACGACCGAGTCGCGAGCTCCCCGGGGCAGCACAGCGCATCGGTCGGTCCCGCCTGGACCACGTCGAGCGAGACGCGTCCGGCACGCACGGTTCCTCCCCGCACCTGAACGCGATCCCCGATCAGGGCGGTCGCGGTGTTGAGCGTCACCTCGCCGCTTCGCTGGACCAGCGCGAGGTAGATGTTCTCTCCCGTTCCTCCGGACCGCGATGCGAGGAGCACCAGCGCGTCCTCGCCTCCGTCCCCGTCCACGTCTCCCGTGAGGCGGAAGTCCCCGACCAGATTCACCGAGGGGCGAGCCGCGCCATCGGCCACGAAGGGGGCGCCTTCCCACCGGCCGTCGCGCAGCGTGATCGTGCTCTCCTCCCCGACACCCTGGAAGGTCGCGCTCCGGATCTGCTCGACGGACGGGGCGGGACGGAGCTTCACGACCGGGGGTGCCGGAGGCGGACCTTTGTGGCACGCGGTGCCGAGGATCGCGCCGAAGAGCAGCGCGGCGGCGAGCGCCTTGCGTGCGGGCGTGGAGATTGAAACCGGCGTCGACGGATTCATGAGGGAGTGTCTCGGAGGCCCCGGTCTCAGTCGAATTCCGCCTTCGCATCCGGCGGCGTTTGCTCGAGTCCCACGCGCCCGATCACGATCTCCGCGCGCGAGTAGTTCTCGCCCTTCATCTTGAAGCCCGAGAGTCGCCGCAGCATCGCGAGCTGTCCGGTATGCGTGAGCGCGTCGGCGATTCCGCCCTGGAAGATGCGCCCCGGGGCCCACGCGATGGGAGTGTCCGACGCGAGAAACCGGTCGAGTGCCGCGAGCGAATCGTAGAATCGAGCGATCTCCTGTTCCCACGGCAGCGGGATCGCGGTGGTCCACCGCGGTTCCCCCTGCGCCATGCGCAGCGCCCAGTCCATCAGGTCCCCCATGTGCGCCAGGATCTCGAGCGGCGAGGGTGACTCGGGGGCCGTGCGGTATCCAGCGAACTCCTCGGGCGTGCCGCGGACCGTCTTCCCGGCACGATAGGCGAGCGTCGCGAGCGCGTGGCGAAGAAAGCTGCGGACCGCGGGATCGGCGGGGGACAGAGCGGAATCCAATCGACCTCCGGGATGCTCCGACGCTTCGAAGCGCGGAGGGTATCACATCCGGGCCGGCGCCCGTCCGTGCCGCTACTCCGACTCCAGGCGAACGCGCGCGATCCCGTCACGGATCAGGTCGAGGCGCTTCGCGGCCTCGCGCGAGAGGTCGATGACCCGTCCCTTCGTGAAGGGCCCGCGATCGTTGATCGTGACGACCACTTCCTTGCGGTTCTCGAGGTGCGTCACCCGCACGCGCGTGCCGAAGGGAAGGGTCCGGTGCGCGGCCGTGAGGTCCCGCTCGTCGTAGACCGAGCCGCTCGCGGTGCGCCGGCCGTGGAAGGCGGTCGCGTAGTACGCGGCGATTCCCTCTTCGACGAACTCGTCGCCGGCCGTATCGTAGTCATGCGGCTTGGGTCCGGCGCTGCGCGCGGCACAGCCGCCGCCGAGGAGGAATCCAAGGAGGAGGAGCGCGGTCGAAAGCGATGGAACGTGGGGCGCGCGCATGGCCCCAGAACGATCGGCATGGATCAGGCGCTACTTGAGGGGTGAGGTGAAAGCCTCATGATTGCAGCTACTTACTCGTTCGCGTCCAGGTGGGGCGCGGCGATCCCGACACGGCGGAGGGACCATGAATCCAGTGGCGGAGAAAGCGATCGACACGAAACGGCTCGTCGCCCTCTTGAACGAGGATCTCTCGGGGGAGCTCGGGGCCATCGCGCAGTACATCGTCTACGCGGCCAAGGTGACCGGGCCCTTCCGGCCCCAGCTCGCGCAGTTCTTCCTCTCGGAGGTCCCGGGCGAGCAGGGACACGCGCAGTACCTCGCGAACAAGATCGTCGCCCTCGGCGGCGAGCCGACCACCGTGGCCCGTCCGGTCCCGCCCGCACGCAGCAATCGTGAGATGTTGGAAGCGGTGCTCGAGGCGGAGCGCCGCGCGCGGACCGATTACACGGAGCGCGCGCGCCAGGCCGAGGAGCTGGGAGACAAGGGC is part of the Candidatus Eisenbacteria bacterium genome and harbors:
- a CDS encoding TolC family protein → MRPHRPCTDSRADHRANAAQGDFARILAASLPVLLALGIGFGPDPARAEPWTLDRVVAAVMEKDPGIQAARSRGEAGRAAAGSTLSSLSPRLAVDGGFTRTDDPALLFSQKLQQGRFTTDDFALPSLNDPPPSGAWNGGLVVEQPIWNSGLGRSTPSLSGSLRSAADASERAGVADRVLEAVGIFVAAVRARSALRADSISLAAATEHRRAAVERFRMGQVPELDTLRASARMAEARTSWLSAETRAAVSRQRLSQLVGASVEELGALPAAPPAGVSRADSAEAMSLRGEVVAAREITHAREIEATRASLARLPSVNARFDYRLYRDADSGAGDERYLVGVTASLPIWDLKGLDQARHEATARADEARAREEILRREIALSVAESAAEVSISRERSLAARLAHESSEEALRLAQARYGSGLLSQSDLLAVDAEAARHRLARVDAEASEVMAHYRDLHARGQLP
- a CDS encoding sigma-70 family RNA polymerase sigma factor, which gives rise to MKRLVGANGRAPRELVLTREEERRLLRDAREGDAVALRRLLERVSPPIYRFGRGFCGDTEDAKDVMQEVLVSLVRSLPSIRGDSSITTWAYTVARRACARQRRRSRDREMREPESGLEHVAAPEDRTSDPSREAERREVETAVRDAILLLPPPQREAIVLRDLEGVSAREAARILRVSERALKSRLHRARLALRDALAGSLGETPPAGIPGSCPDAGRLLSRYLEGELNARTCASMESHLRTCRSCGRACRALKRSLTLCRRYGSRPLSTAARKSLRGAIRGAIAESRSAPRSSRSSRSSRS
- a CDS encoding MFS transporter, giving the protein MRLPDLLATKRGRLLAFFLLYVAEGIPAGFTGTAVATQMRRQGLDPAAIGGFLSVLYIPWAFKWALGPFVDVVTVERWGRRRFWILLTQTLMAATVVAAMFVDLKTHLFLFTSVIFVLNVFSATQDVAIDALAVNSLHKEERGAANGLMFGGSFLGNAMGGAGVLLLTPWIGFRSTFLLVAAAILAITLLVAAPLREVVRADAIRAARGTLRDVGRAVGEFAREALGAFARSRPALAAVFLALLPMGPYALSFSVLSNLSVELGLNDQQVGLLSFLSAIIGASFCVLGGWISDRFGRRRSLAAFIAGMAVPTVLLAVVMARFGWWMPVDPTLTNRPAPPAELLSLFWGLTLLYAVFNGLMYGAGTAIYMDVTDPRVAATQFTAYMALCNVVYAYTPKWQGISLVRLGYPATLAIDTAFGLVCLLLVPLLKGQGPGKREEPAPGAAVPETVPS
- a CDS encoding helix-turn-helix domain-containing protein; this encodes MAARSARSARPDRTISEPAQLQVLASPLRQEILDLLARTGAAQVAEIASLLGRPADSLYYHLRELERVGLVVSSRARANGSRGEMLFRAAQREPTLFHDVSSPSNTSAVESIVASMLRLGIRDFRNASASDGVCTHGPRRELWALRVTGWLDPSQVAEINRRIHDLKDAVARPRSRGKLYAITILLTPLTHRTRRKPQRRKPAGRSRAR
- a CDS encoding ABC transporter ATP-binding protein, whose protein sequence is MLAARALVKVYPGPVTALNGIDLDVPPGMFGLLGPNGAGKSTFMKILAGLLEPTSGRVTLDGEDILAHPERLWPRLGYLPQEFGFYPHLSGEAMLSHLLELKGVQAPQGRKKLVRELLERVNLAHAAKRAVKGYSGGMRQRLGIAQAIAGNPRLIIVDEPTAGLDPEERLRFYHLLSELAADRIVLLSTHIVEDVAVLCPQFAVIREGRLLAVTTPAGARAHIQGHMYEGTVEVSDLPRLREEHTVTQALLVEGRNRARLYDPSDRPPDGFQQVPATLEDAYLVLMRQATRNGGAPAGAPARENGAPARAAAEVLG
- a CDS encoding ABC transporter permease subunit codes for the protein MSFRRFAATFWLEFSHAVRRPLFIVLAVILALSGFGLSSGSMQISSGDSSVGGTKAWITSEFAQTQMMTFIILLYYGFFLSIAAGLGLLRDRELKIDVLLQTTSLRPGEYVLGRFTAVFAIFAVLLFWQVMVNAFFNHLVPNPNAAEMRGPFLLSSYVVPVLTLGLPFVVFFAGLSMLIGERTRSAILVFVLPVALLLVCAFFLWTWSPSWLDQGLNRLMQILDPSGYRWLNETHLKVDRGVEYYNTQPVPYDAVFWLNRVWMLAIGFVALWLTVRAVERSRKGVVASRRALARSRKAAAVEAAAAPIRPVVAGEFGTSGRGPSFVQGVLAVAAAEGRELLRQPGLYIFIPLILLQALGNALVAIGPFDTPILLTPGITAVGIGNQITTFACMLLLFYTVESLERERTTGLASVLYSTPLRTGAYLFGKALANSMVAVAVLLASLAASAIALAVQGKVPFSFEPYLVVWGLLLVPTFLVWTSFVTALYAAVGNRYGAYALAVAALIFSGYRALTGGMNWAGNWPLWGVLRWSDMGFYETDRLAIVLNRVMILGLTVFFTAVAVRLFRRRAVDGVRLMHRLAPRQLFRTGVSLSPYAVVPAVCCVALMFQVSQGLEGGAMKKAKKDYWAKNLKTWLNAPLPDIARVDVALRIDPAKHWLSSQGTLTLVNREATELAAIPLSGGWHWDSLTWTMDAKPYTPDDSKRLYLFRPDRPLAPGDSVTIGWKWDGVFPKGITKNGGNTDEFILPSGVVLTGFSPSFMPVVGFMEDVGETKDNRTEPKQYPRDYWKGVTKGGYGATAWFPARVTVTGPAEYTLNSVGVCTKNEVKDGWRTQVWETDHPVKIMNVVCGRWKEKRGESTTIYYHPAHTYNLQEMSATLDAARKWYSEWFLPYPWRELKLSEFPALAGYAQGFGTNITFSENIGFLTKNDEKTNATFLVTAHEAAHQWWGNILTPANGPGADFLSEGMSHFSTLLLFEQVKGPKARMEFAKGIESRYGDRRRPDEERPMYEIDGKRPSDETVMYDRGGWVFWMLYDFMGHERALEGYQHFIRTWSQSRDHAALPDFVLAMRPFAADTASYDAFTKQWFEGRVVPEYRLVGTSKKTPDGRYEVTVKVTNRGTGRMPVEVAVTRGERWEKTASDSAAYREARALVKPGKDETETVVVRCDFEPDQVVVDPDVRVLQLNRKLAVAKL
- a CDS encoding META domain-containing protein; translated protein: MNPSTPVSISTPARKALAAALLFGAILGTACHKGPPPAPPVVKLRPAPSVEQIRSATFQGVGEESTITLRDGRWEGAPFVADGAARPSVNLVGDFRLTGDVDGDGGEDALVLLASRSGGTGENIYLALVQRSGEVTLNTATALIGDRVQVRGGTVRAGRVSLDVVQAGPTDALCCPGELATRSWHYMPGGLREASTPDSIARLTLDAMGGADWVLRAWSHAEPAPGAPRVTLRVKDGILSGRAACNSYSARPQPGDMAGLFTTGPIATTRMACPDSVLKIETRYLDLLGRARQFGFSGGRLAISYEKDSVSAAMLFERATPPDTARATTPPTK
- a CDS encoding septal ring lytic transglycosylase RlpA family protein; this translates as MRAPHVPSLSTALLLLGFLLGGGCAARSAGPKPHDYDTAGDEFVEEGIAAYYATAFHGRRTASGSVYDERDLTAAHRTLPFGTRVRVTHLENRKEVVVTINDRGPFTKGRVIDLSREAAKRLDLIRDGIARVRLESE